A window of Cryptomeria japonica chromosome 3, Sugi_1.0, whole genome shotgun sequence contains these coding sequences:
- the LOC131045699 gene encoding peroxidase 4-like produces the protein MGASLLRLHFHDCFVNGCDGSILLDDSSTLTGEKTAVPNANSARGFDVIDTIKTNVEAVCSGVVSCSDILAIAARDSVVELGGPSWTVQLGRRDSTTASLSGANSKIPAPTSNLSALISAFSAQGLSAKDMIVLSGAHTIGQARCTNFRDHIYNESNIETTLATYLKSNCPSSSGDDNLSSLDINTPTTFDNYYYKTLLSKRGLLHSDQELYNGGSADSQVITYSTYQYTFFSDFASSMVKLGNISPLTGSDGEIRNNCRKPN, from the exons ATGGGGGCGTCGCTTCTGCGTCTTCACTTCCATGACTGTTTCGTTAAC GGCTGCGATGGGTCTATTCTATTAGACGATTCGTCAACTTTAACAGGAGAAAAGACTGCAGTACCCAATGCTAATTCAGCCAGAGGATTCGATGTGATAGACACCATTAAGACCAACGTGGAGGCTGTTTGCAGTGGAGTTGTGTCTTGTTCCGACATTTTGGCCATTGCTGCTCGTGATTCGGTTGTCGAA CTTGGAGGGCCATCCTGGACAGTGCAGCTAGGAAGAAGAGACTCCACAACTGCAAGCCTTAGCGGTGCAAATAGCAAAATTCCTGCACCCACATCAAACCTTAGCGCGCTTATCTCAGCTTTTAGCGCTCAGGGTCTTTCTGCCAAGGACATGATTGTGCTCTCTG GTGCCCATACTATTGGTCAAGCTCGCTGCACTAATTTCAGAGATCACATCTAcaatgaatccaacatagaaactACGTTGGCAACTTATCTGAAATCAAATTGCCCAAGCAGCAGTGGCGACGATAACCTTTCTTCTTTAGATAttaatactcctacaacatttgaCAACTACTATTATAAAACTCTGTTGAGCAAGAGAGGACTTTTACACTCGGATCAGGAGCTTTATAATGGAGGATCTGCTGATTCTCAGGTGATTACCTACAGTACCTATCAGTACACGTTCTTCAGCGACTTTGCATCTTCCATGGTTAAATTGGGAAATATCAGTCCTCTAACAGGCAGTGATGGAGAGATCCGAAATAATTGCAGGAAGCCCAATTAG